One window of Pseudomonas urmiensis genomic DNA carries:
- the rhtA gene encoding threonine/homoserine exporter RhtA, which produces MSTQPRSLATTLFPIGLLLIAMASIQSGASLAKSMFPMVGAQGTTTLRLVFASIIMLLLLRPWRARMNSSTWRSVIIYGMALGGMNFLFYMSLRTVPLGIAVALEFTGPLAVAILASRRAIDFVWIALAIVGLLLLIPVGQTGSAIDLVGAGYALGAGVCWALYILYGQKAGAENGIQTAALGVVIAALFVAPIGVVHAGSALLSPALIPLALGVAILSTALPYSLEMVALTRMPARTFGTLMSIEPAFGALSGLLFLGEVLSVAQWLAIAAIITASVGATLSMRKETTPPVAAD; this is translated from the coding sequence ATGAGCACTCAACCCCGCAGCCTGGCCACCACCCTATTCCCCATTGGCCTGCTATTAATAGCCATGGCGTCGATCCAGTCCGGCGCCTCCCTAGCCAAGAGCATGTTCCCCATGGTCGGCGCGCAAGGCACCACAACCCTGCGCCTGGTATTTGCCAGCATCATCATGCTGCTTCTATTGCGCCCCTGGCGGGCACGCATGAACAGCAGTACCTGGCGCAGCGTGATCATCTACGGCATGGCCTTGGGCGGAATGAACTTCCTCTTCTATATGTCGCTGCGCACGGTGCCGCTCGGCATTGCCGTCGCGCTGGAGTTTACCGGGCCCTTGGCGGTTGCGATTCTCGCCTCACGCCGGGCCATCGACTTTGTCTGGATCGCATTGGCCATCGTCGGCCTACTGCTGTTGATACCGGTCGGCCAAACCGGCAGCGCCATTGACCTGGTAGGCGCCGGCTACGCGCTTGGCGCCGGAGTGTGCTGGGCGTTGTATATCCTTTATGGACAGAAGGCCGGAGCCGAAAATGGTATTCAGACCGCAGCCCTGGGCGTAGTGATCGCGGCACTGTTCGTTGCCCCCATCGGCGTTGTGCACGCGGGCAGCGCTTTGCTCAGTCCGGCGTTGATTCCCCTGGCACTGGGCGTGGCTATCCTCTCGACCGCCCTGCCCTACAGCCTGGAAATGGTCGCCCTGACGCGGATGCCAGCGCGCACCTTCGGTACCTTGATGAGCATCGAGCCGGCATTCGGTGCACTGTCGGGCCTGCTGTTCCTGGGCGAGGTACTCAGCGTTGCCCAGTGGCTGGCCATCGCCGCCATCATCACCGCATCGGTTGGCGCCACGTTGTCGATGCGCAAGGAAACCACGCCACCGGTAGCCGCCGACTGA
- a CDS encoding aminopeptidase P family protein, producing MNSQSPIQQSVPARLARLREVMAKEGVDALLVPSADPHLSEYLPGHWQGREWLSGFHGSVGTLVVMADFAGLWVDSRYWEQAQNELAGSGIELMKMLPGRPGALEWLGENIKQQGCVAVDGAVLALSASRQLAQNLQARGAQLKTDKDLLEHVWEGRPALPGNPVYQHLPPHATVNRAQKLADLRQTMRDKGAHWHFIATLDDIAWLFNLRGSDVSYNPVFVSFALISQEQATLFVGLEKIDPHLRQVLSVDGIEVLGYEQIGAALAAIGKGSRLLVDPTRVTCGLLDKLDAQVSLLEGVNPTTLSKSRKGEQDLVHIRKAMEQDGAALCEFFAWFEATLGKEPITELTIDERLTAARARRPDFVSLSFSTIAAFNGNGAMPHYRATEQSHALIEGDGLLLIDSGGQYLGGTTDITRMVPIGSPTIEQRQDCTRVLKGMIALSRATFPRGILSPLLDAIARAPIWADQVDYGHGTGHGVGYFMNVHEGPQVIAYQAATTPQTAMQAGMISSIEPGTYRPGEWGVRIENLVVNREVGKSAFGDFLAFETLTLCPIDSRCLLPEMLSQEELRWFNSYHAEVRERLTPLLQGEALAWLQARTAAI from the coding sequence ATGAACAGTCAGTCCCCGATTCAGCAAAGCGTGCCAGCGCGCCTCGCACGCCTGCGTGAGGTCATGGCCAAGGAAGGGGTGGACGCCTTGCTGGTGCCTTCTGCCGATCCGCATCTGTCGGAATATCTGCCGGGCCATTGGCAAGGGCGCGAGTGGTTGTCCGGTTTTCATGGGTCGGTCGGGACCCTGGTAGTAATGGCGGATTTCGCCGGGCTGTGGGTCGACAGCCGCTATTGGGAGCAGGCGCAGAACGAGCTCGCCGGCAGTGGTATCGAACTGATGAAAATGCTGCCCGGCCGGCCTGGCGCGTTGGAGTGGCTAGGGGAAAACATCAAGCAGCAAGGCTGCGTGGCAGTGGATGGTGCGGTGCTGGCGCTGAGTGCTTCTCGCCAATTGGCGCAGAACCTTCAAGCGCGAGGGGCGCAGCTCAAGACCGACAAGGACCTGCTTGAGCACGTGTGGGAGGGCCGCCCGGCGCTGCCTGGCAATCCTGTCTATCAGCACTTGCCACCGCATGCCACGGTCAATCGCGCGCAGAAGCTGGCGGATCTGCGCCAGACCATGCGGGATAAGGGCGCGCACTGGCACTTCATTGCCACCCTTGACGACATTGCCTGGTTGTTCAACCTGCGCGGTAGCGATGTTTCCTACAATCCGGTGTTCGTCTCCTTTGCCTTGATCAGCCAGGAGCAGGCGACGTTGTTCGTCGGGCTGGAGAAGATTGATCCGCATCTGCGTCAGGTGTTGTCGGTCGACGGCATTGAAGTGCTGGGCTATGAGCAGATCGGGGCGGCGTTGGCGGCTATCGGCAAAGGCAGCCGGCTGCTGGTCGATCCGACGCGAGTTACCTGCGGGTTGCTGGATAAGCTCGATGCGCAGGTGTCATTGCTTGAAGGGGTCAACCCGACGACCTTGAGCAAGTCTCGCAAGGGCGAGCAGGACCTGGTGCATATCCGCAAGGCCATGGAGCAGGATGGTGCTGCACTCTGCGAGTTCTTCGCCTGGTTCGAAGCGACCCTGGGCAAGGAACCCATTACCGAACTGACTATCGATGAGCGCCTGACCGCCGCCCGTGCCCGGCGACCAGACTTTGTCTCACTGAGTTTCTCCACCATCGCTGCGTTCAATGGCAATGGGGCGATGCCGCACTACCGCGCCACCGAGCAATCGCATGCGCTGATCGAAGGTGATGGCTTGCTGCTGATCGATTCGGGCGGCCAGTATCTGGGGGGCACCACTGACATTACGCGGATGGTGCCGATTGGTAGTCCGACTATTGAGCAGCGCCAGGATTGCACGCGGGTGCTCAAGGGCATGATCGCGCTGTCGCGGGCGACCTTCCCGCGCGGTATCCTCTCGCCGCTGCTCGATGCCATCGCCCGCGCGCCGATTTGGGCTGACCAGGTCGACTATGGTCATGGCACCGGCCATGGTGTGGGCTATTTCATGAATGTGCATGAGGGGCCGCAGGTCATCGCCTACCAGGCGGCGACCACGCCACAAACCGCGATGCAGGCGGGCATGATCAGCTCGATCGAGCCGGGAACCTATCGGCCAGGTGAGTGGGGCGTGCGGATCGAGAACCTGGTGGTCAATCGCGAGGTGGGCAAAAGCGCCTTTGGCGATTTCCTGGCCTTTGAAACCTTGACCCTGTGTCCAATCGATAGCCGTTGCCTGCTGCCCGAGATGCTCAGCCAAGAGGAGCTGCGTTGGTTCAACAGCTATCACGCCGAGGTACGTGAGCGGTTGACCCCTCTATTGCAGGGTGAGGCACTGGCCTGGCTGCAGGCGCGCACCGCAGCGATCTGA
- a CDS encoding DDE-type integrase/transposase/recombinase, giving the protein MPWNQESPMDQRVRLVSEWLSGDYTKSQLSRRYNVSRPTVDKWISRYCAGGFDALSDASRRPHNSPNKTNVELLARIAAMKDAHDKWGPKKLIELLRLEDPSIDWPSPSTAGQWLDRMGRVHKRGPKRRYAKGPTKMREANEPNQTWCIDYKGQFKMLNGQWCYPLTVTDHASRLILACRAHKNIMTQPVKQTLEWLFQEHGMPDVLRSDNGSPFASTGLARMSTIAVWLIRLGIYPERTMPGRPDQNGRHERMHRSLKLELPLGSNLVDQQLLLEHFRHEFNYVRPHEALGMKRPYELYVPSNRPYPGCLPVVEYPAEMTVRSVRQNGSIKWKGKLLFISEALAGEQIGLKEVEDDIWDVFLCDHLLGRLGRGESRVQASNV; this is encoded by the coding sequence ATGCCCTGGAATCAAGAGTCCCCAATGGATCAACGAGTCAGATTGGTCAGCGAGTGGCTTTCCGGTGACTACACCAAAAGCCAGCTTTCCCGCCGCTACAACGTCAGTCGCCCCACCGTCGATAAGTGGATATCTCGCTATTGCGCAGGCGGTTTTGACGCTCTCTCTGATGCTTCCCGGCGTCCCCATAACAGTCCGAATAAGACCAATGTTGAGCTATTGGCCCGCATTGCTGCGATGAAAGATGCGCACGATAAGTGGGGGCCGAAGAAGCTTATCGAGTTGCTGCGCCTCGAAGACCCTTCAATCGACTGGCCATCCCCAAGCACGGCTGGCCAGTGGTTGGACCGGATGGGTAGAGTCCACAAACGCGGGCCAAAACGGCGATACGCCAAAGGCCCCACAAAAATGCGCGAGGCCAACGAGCCGAACCAGACCTGGTGCATCGACTATAAAGGCCAGTTCAAGATGCTTAACGGCCAGTGGTGCTACCCCTTGACGGTTACCGATCACGCTTCGCGCCTCATCCTGGCCTGCAGAGCCCACAAAAACATCATGACCCAACCGGTCAAGCAGACGCTGGAATGGCTTTTTCAAGAGCACGGGATGCCGGACGTACTCCGGTCTGATAACGGCAGTCCATTTGCTTCGACGGGCTTGGCCAGGATGTCCACCATCGCTGTTTGGCTAATCCGCCTGGGCATCTATCCCGAACGCACCATGCCTGGTCGCCCTGATCAGAATGGCCGCCACGAGCGGATGCATCGCAGCTTGAAGCTTGAGCTGCCATTGGGGAGCAACTTGGTTGACCAGCAATTGCTGCTGGAGCACTTTCGCCATGAATTCAATTACGTGCGCCCGCATGAGGCACTGGGGATGAAGCGCCCGTATGAGCTGTACGTGCCGTCCAATCGACCTTATCCAGGATGCCTGCCGGTTGTGGAGTACCCCGCCGAAATGACGGTTCGGAGCGTCCGACAAAATGGTTCGATCAAATGGAAAGGTAAGCTGCTGTTCATCAGCGAGGCTCTTGCTGGCGAGCAAATAGGCCTGAAAGAAGTAGAAGATGATATTTGGGATGTGTTTCTGTGTGACCATCTCCTGGGGAGGCTTGGGCGGGGCGAGAGCCGCGTCCAAGCCTCAAATGTGTAA
- a CDS encoding helix-turn-helix domain-containing protein translates to MHKNSAHRASVLQHVSQNVRQLRAAASLSQAALAERSGVSRRMLVAIEAGEKNVSLTTLDLIAEALGVAFSTLIQAPDKRDPSRIDELAWAGERAGSKAVLLGTSPARREVELWEWTLAPGECYASEADAQGWSEQIYVAEGRLTLIIEGQVHVLGAGDFHVFPSDCTYAYRNEGDLPVRFVRNVVI, encoded by the coding sequence GTGCACAAAAATTCTGCGCACCGAGCCTCGGTGTTACAGCATGTCAGTCAGAATGTTCGTCAACTGCGCGCTGCTGCTAGCTTGAGCCAGGCCGCCTTGGCTGAGCGTTCCGGGGTCAGTCGGCGGATGCTGGTGGCTATCGAGGCGGGTGAAAAGAACGTCAGCCTGACCACCTTGGATCTGATCGCCGAAGCCCTTGGGGTGGCCTTCAGCACTTTGATCCAGGCGCCGGACAAGCGCGACCCAAGCCGAATCGACGAGTTGGCCTGGGCCGGCGAGCGTGCCGGTAGCAAAGCCGTGTTGCTCGGCACCAGCCCCGCCCGGCGCGAGGTCGAACTGTGGGAATGGACCTTGGCCCCAGGCGAATGCTACGCCAGCGAAGCCGACGCCCAGGGCTGGAGCGAGCAGATCTACGTCGCCGAGGGCCGTCTGACCTTGATCATCGAAGGGCAGGTCCACGTGCTTGGCGCGGGTGACTTCCATGTCTTTCCCAGCGACTGCACCTATGCCTACCGCAACGAAGGTGACTTACCTGTGCGCTTCGTGCGCAATGTGGTGATCTGA
- a CDS encoding alpha/beta hydrolase family protein, producing MAIQSETVELQVQGETIAGTLVSPGSKMPGILFVHGWGGSQQRDLARARQITGLGCVCMTFDLRGHEKTESQRLTVTREQNLDDLLAAYDRLVSHPAVDPGAIAIIGSSYGGYLATLLTLRRPVKWLAMRVPALYWDDEFNIPKQALDRQRLNAYRQRSLGPADNRALAACAEFAGDVLLVESEQDDYVPHSTLMSYRSAFVSAHSLTHRTVDGADHALSSEESQKAYSAILAAWISEMVIGARLDRYPHYAPWYA from the coding sequence ATGGCCATTCAGAGTGAGACCGTCGAATTGCAGGTCCAAGGCGAAACCATCGCCGGAACCTTGGTCAGCCCTGGCAGCAAGATGCCAGGCATTCTGTTCGTCCACGGCTGGGGTGGCAGCCAGCAGCGCGACCTGGCCCGGGCGCGGCAGATCACCGGCTTAGGTTGCGTCTGCATGACCTTTGATCTGCGCGGCCATGAAAAAACCGAAAGCCAGCGCCTGACCGTCACCCGCGAGCAAAACCTGGATGACCTGTTGGCCGCCTATGATCGGCTGGTCAGCCATCCTGCAGTAGACCCTGGCGCAATTGCCATCATCGGCAGCAGTTACGGCGGCTACCTGGCGACCCTACTGACCTTGCGGCGCCCAGTGAAATGGCTGGCCATGCGCGTGCCGGCGCTGTACTGGGACGATGAGTTCAACATCCCCAAGCAGGCGCTCGACCGCCAGCGCCTGAATGCCTACCGCCAACGCAGCCTAGGCCCGGCCGACAACCGTGCCCTGGCCGCCTGCGCGGAGTTTGCCGGCGACGTGCTGTTGGTTGAGTCCGAGCAGGACGACTATGTCCCACACAGCACCTTGATGAGCTACCGCTCAGCGTTCGTCAGCGCCCACTCCCTGACCCATCGCACTGTCGATGGCGCCGACCATGCGTTGTCCAGTGAGGAAAGCCAGAAGGCCTACAGCGCGATCCTCGCTGCATGGATCAGCGAAATGGTCATCGGCGCGCGCCTGGACCGCTACCCGCATTACGCGCCCTGGTACGCCTGA
- a CDS encoding tRNA-(ms[2]io[6]A)-hydroxylase — protein MSLIPEVDAFLGCRTPDAWIEAALADQETLLIDHKNCEFKAASTALSLIAKYNTHLDLINMMSRLAREELVHHEQVLRLMKRRGVPLRPVSAGRYASGLRRLVRAHEPVKLVDTLVVGAFIEARSCERFAALVPHLDEELGTFYHGLLNSEARHFLGYLKLARQYGDEADIARVVALVREAEAELITSPDQELRFHSGIPLAQAA, from the coding sequence ATGTCCCTGATTCCCGAAGTCGACGCCTTTCTCGGTTGCCGCACCCCTGACGCCTGGATCGAAGCGGCGCTCGCCGACCAGGAGACCTTGCTGATCGATCACAAAAACTGTGAGTTCAAGGCAGCGAGCACCGCCTTGAGCCTGATTGCCAAGTACAACACCCACCTTGATCTGATCAACATGATGTCGCGATTGGCTCGTGAAGAATTGGTCCACCATGAACAGGTGCTGCGCCTGATGAAGCGCCGTGGCGTGCCATTGCGTCCGGTTTCGGCAGGGCGCTATGCCTCGGGTCTACGCCGCCTGGTGCGCGCCCATGAGCCGGTCAAGCTGGTGGACACCTTGGTGGTAGGCGCGTTTATCGAAGCGCGCAGCTGCGAGCGATTCGCCGCCCTGGTGCCGCACCTCGATGAAGAGCTTGGGACCTTCTATCACGGTCTACTCAATAGCGAAGCACGGCATTTTCTGGGCTATCTCAAGCTCGCCCGCCAGTACGGCGACGAGGCCGACATCGCTCGCGTCGTGGCGTTAGTGCGTGAAGCTGAGGCTGAGTTGATCACCTCCCCAGATCAGGAGTTGCGCTTTCACAGCGGCATTCCGCTGGCCCAGGCGGCCTGA
- the soxR gene encoding redox-sensitive transcriptional activator SoxR yields the protein MPSKSPNSEERLLSVGQLASRSGVAVTALHFYETKGLIHSTRNAGNQRRYPRAMLRRVAVIKMAQRLGIPLADIAQALASLPQDHTPSAEDWQRLSARWRQDLDQRIEALTLLRDQLDGCIGCGCMSLKECPLRNHHDRMAEEGPGPHLPVANDYA from the coding sequence ATGCCGAGCAAATCGCCCAACAGCGAAGAACGCCTGCTCAGCGTCGGCCAGCTCGCCAGTCGCAGCGGGGTAGCGGTCACCGCCCTGCACTTCTACGAAACCAAAGGCTTGATCCACAGCACTCGTAATGCGGGCAATCAGCGCCGCTATCCACGGGCGATGCTGCGCCGGGTGGCGGTGATCAAAATGGCCCAGCGCTTGGGCATCCCGCTGGCCGACATCGCCCAGGCCTTGGCCAGCCTGCCACAAGACCACACCCCCAGCGCCGAAGACTGGCAGCGACTGTCCGCACGCTGGCGCCAAGACCTGGACCAGCGCATCGAAGCGCTGACCCTGCTGCGCGACCAGCTCGATGGCTGCATTGGTTGCGGCTGCATGTCACTCAAGGAGTGCCCGCTGCGCAATCACCATGATCGTATGGCCGAGGAAGGCCCCGGTCCTCACCTGCCCGTGGCAAACGACTACGCTTGA
- a CDS encoding universal stress protein: protein MQQVRSILVVLDPDHAHSRALTRAKLIAGVTGARLHLLMCDKKHDHSALLSLLASQLHDDGYDNVTHEQAWHDTLHESIIAVQQAEGCDLVIKEHRPDNPLKKALLTPSDWKLLRQCPSAVLMVKSERPWTGGVILAAVDVGNHDEAHRLLHTNIIDHGYAIAALAKGELHVISAHPSPMLSAADPVYQNSDTIEQRYREACKAFQAEFDISDERLHIAEGPADVLIPYTEKHCDAVVTVIGTVARTGISGALIGNTAEVVLDSLEGDVLVLKSEEAREHLEELARG from the coding sequence ATGCAACAGGTCCGTAGCATCCTGGTCGTACTTGATCCCGATCACGCCCATAGCCGCGCCCTGACCCGGGCGAAACTGATCGCAGGCGTTACCGGCGCCCGCTTGCACCTGCTGATGTGCGACAAGAAGCACGATCACAGTGCGCTGCTAAGTCTACTGGCGAGCCAACTACATGATGACGGCTACGACAACGTGACTCATGAACAGGCCTGGCACGACACTTTGCACGAGTCGATCATCGCTGTGCAGCAAGCCGAAGGGTGTGATCTGGTGATCAAGGAGCATCGGCCAGACAACCCGCTGAAAAAGGCATTGCTGACGCCCAGCGACTGGAAACTGCTGCGCCAGTGCCCGTCTGCGGTACTGATGGTCAAGAGTGAGCGGCCTTGGACTGGCGGGGTGATCCTCGCGGCAGTGGATGTAGGCAATCATGACGAGGCGCACCGCCTGCTGCATACCAACATCATTGACCATGGCTATGCCATCGCTGCGCTGGCGAAGGGTGAACTGCATGTGATCAGCGCCCACCCCTCCCCCATGCTCTCAGCGGCAGACCCGGTTTATCAGAACTCGGATACCATTGAGCAGCGCTATCGTGAGGCTTGCAAGGCTTTCCAGGCTGAGTTCGATATCAGTGATGAGCGCTTGCACATCGCTGAGGGGCCAGCGGATGTGTTGATTCCCTATACCGAGAAGCACTGTGATGCGGTGGTGACGGTGATTGGTACGGTTGCACGGACGGGCATCTCCGGGGCCTTGATCGGCAATACGGCGGAGGTTGTGCTTGATTCGCTGGAGGGGGATGTTCTGGTGCTTAAAAGTGAAGAGGCCAGGGAGCACTTGGAAGAACTAGCGCGGGGCTGA
- a CDS encoding DUF3182 family protein gives MPCSPQPHSAVVLLDTREHTPEHEHATHLQLAEHLAKLLGINCTQPDQPPTAADRYYYLPTETLIDPQRYRGMGINSEQDLFGGMVSHPYIATKAISHPLPANGSFPPGWTDAFAQQASDALLKGYTVFSKDDARRAAQLLLPEGAVRIKPVLATAGRGQEVIEQIDQLEPLLAEMDDQTLSLCGLVLEENLTDVQTFSVGQVRVAGLTCSYHGTQRLTHDHQGIEVYGGSDLLVVRGDYQALLQLPLEDPVRLAVNQAMAYEQAAEQHFPGFLASRRNYDIARGLDQHNHMRSGVLEQSWRLGGASSAEVLALRAFADDPTLQRVQASSHEVFGTTTLPADATLFYQGNDSELGQFSKYARIREHGHSE, from the coding sequence ATGCCCTGTTCTCCACAACCGCACAGCGCCGTAGTACTGCTCGACACCCGCGAGCACACCCCTGAGCACGAGCACGCCACCCATCTGCAGCTGGCCGAGCACCTGGCCAAGCTGCTGGGCATAAACTGTACACAGCCTGATCAGCCACCAACCGCAGCTGATCGCTACTACTACCTCCCTACCGAAACCCTGATCGATCCGCAGCGCTACCGCGGTATGGGTATCAACAGCGAGCAGGACCTGTTCGGCGGCATGGTCAGCCATCCTTATATAGCTACCAAGGCGATCTCCCATCCGTTGCCCGCCAATGGCAGTTTTCCACCGGGCTGGACCGACGCCTTCGCCCAGCAGGCCAGTGATGCGCTGCTCAAGGGTTATACCGTGTTCAGCAAGGACGACGCCCGGCGTGCGGCGCAGCTGCTGCTACCTGAGGGGGCGGTGCGGATCAAGCCCGTGTTGGCAACCGCAGGTCGTGGCCAGGAAGTCATCGAACAGATCGATCAGCTGGAACCGTTACTGGCTGAAATGGATGACCAGACATTGAGCCTTTGCGGACTGGTCCTGGAGGAAAATCTCACTGATGTGCAAACCTTCAGCGTCGGCCAGGTGCGAGTGGCCGGCTTGACCTGCAGCTATCACGGCACCCAGCGCCTGACCCATGACCACCAAGGTATCGAGGTATACGGCGGATCGGATCTGCTGGTGGTACGGGGTGACTACCAGGCCCTGCTGCAATTGCCACTGGAAGACCCGGTTCGCTTGGCAGTCAATCAAGCCATGGCCTATGAACAAGCCGCTGAGCAGCACTTCCCAGGCTTTCTTGCCTCGCGGCGCAATTACGACATCGCGCGCGGGCTGGATCAGCACAACCATATGCGCAGCGGTGTGCTCGAACAATCCTGGCGACTAGGCGGCGCCAGCAGTGCCGAAGTACTGGCCTTGCGGGCGTTCGCCGATGACCCGACCCTGCAACGGGTGCAAGCCTCGAGTCACGAAGTGTTCGGCACCACGACGCTGCCCGCAGACGCCACTCTCTTCTATCAGGGGAACGACAGTGAACTCGGACAATTCAGCAAATACGCACGGATCCGCGAGCATGGCCATTCAGAGTGA
- a CDS encoding DMT family transporter, producing MSQAPSSPHTCVSLRLSKAELVLVFITMLWGGTFLIVHNVMTVSGPMFFVGLRFAAAALFVGLVSARALSGLTFTELKAGVLIGVTIMLGYGLQTMGLQTISSSQSAFITALYVPFVPLLQWLVLGRRPGLMPSIGICLAFVGLMLLAGPTGGSLHFSEGELVTLVSAVAIAGEIILISRYAGQVDVRRVTVVQLATASALSFLMIVPTQEHLPDFSWLLLTSALGLGLMSAIIQVAMNWAQKSVSPTRATLIYAGEPVWAGIVGRLAGERLPGVALLGGLLIVVAVIVSELKIRRTRDPVQQQAEDLHQAQGERETGQ from the coding sequence ATGAGCCAAGCCCCCAGCAGCCCACACACCTGCGTTTCCTTGCGCCTGAGTAAAGCCGAGTTGGTGTTGGTGTTCATCACCATGCTGTGGGGCGGCACCTTCCTGATCGTGCACAACGTCATGACCGTCAGCGGGCCGATGTTCTTCGTCGGCCTGCGTTTTGCTGCGGCCGCCTTGTTCGTTGGGCTGGTGTCGGCGCGCGCACTGTCAGGGCTGACCTTCACCGAGCTCAAGGCCGGGGTGCTGATCGGGGTGACGATCATGCTCGGCTACGGTTTGCAGACCATGGGCCTGCAGACCATCAGCAGCAGTCAATCGGCGTTCATCACAGCCCTTTACGTGCCGTTCGTGCCGCTGCTCCAATGGCTGGTGCTGGGCCGTCGCCCTGGACTGATGCCAAGCATTGGCATCTGCCTGGCGTTTGTGGGCCTGATGCTGCTCGCCGGCCCCACCGGTGGCAGCCTGCACTTCAGCGAAGGCGAACTGGTAACGCTGGTCAGCGCGGTGGCGATTGCCGGTGAAATCATCCTGATCAGTCGATACGCCGGCCAAGTCGACGTGCGCCGGGTCACGGTGGTGCAACTGGCTACCGCCTCGGCCTTGTCGTTCCTGATGATCGTGCCGACCCAAGAACATCTGCCGGACTTCTCCTGGCTGTTGCTGACCAGCGCGCTTGGGCTGGGCTTGATGAGTGCGATCATCCAGGTGGCGATGAACTGGGCACAGAAATCGGTTTCGCCCACCCGGGCAACCCTGATCTACGCAGGTGAGCCGGTCTGGGCCGGGATAGTCGGACGCCTTGCCGGCGAGCGGCTCCCGGGCGTAGCGTTGCTCGGCGGCCTGCTGATCGTGGTCGCGGTTATCGTCAGTGAGCTAAAAATACGCCGCACGCGCGACCCAGTGCAGCAGCAAGCCGAAGACCTGCATCAAGCCCAAGGCGAACGCGAAACAGGACAATAA
- a CDS encoding cysteine hydrolase family protein: MSNQALIIIDIQNDYFAGGKWTLEGADAAADNAARLLAAARERGDLVVHVRHEFESADAPFFTPASEGAQIHHKVTPLEGEPVVLKHQVNAFRDTNLKAVLDQRGIDKLTIVGSMSHMCIDAATRAAADFGYQVSVAHDACATLPLDFTDQQVPAAQVHAAAMAALAFAYAEVESTDKLLDSYQR, from the coding sequence ATGAGCAACCAGGCTTTAATCATCATCGATATCCAGAACGATTACTTCGCAGGGGGCAAATGGACCTTGGAAGGCGCCGACGCGGCAGCTGACAATGCCGCCCGGCTGCTGGCCGCCGCCCGCGAGCGCGGTGACCTAGTGGTGCATGTACGTCATGAGTTCGAATCTGCCGACGCACCGTTTTTCACTCCCGCATCCGAAGGGGCGCAGATACATCACAAAGTGACCCCGCTCGAAGGCGAGCCGGTGGTGCTCAAGCACCAGGTAAATGCTTTTCGCGATACCAACCTCAAGGCCGTGCTAGATCAACGTGGTATCGACAAACTGACCATTGTCGGCAGCATGAGCCACATGTGTATCGACGCCGCCACCCGCGCTGCGGCTGATTTCGGCTACCAAGTCTCAGTCGCCCACGATGCCTGCGCCACCCTGCCCCTGGACTTCACCGACCAGCAAGTGCCTGCGGCGCAGGTCCACGCAGCGGCGATGGCCGCCTTGGCATTTGCCTATGCCGAGGTCGAAAGTACCGACAAGCTGCTGGACAGCTACCAACGCTAA
- a CDS encoding DUF883 family protein, whose amino-acid sequence MARKTATQTDSDQIKDQVFSELQSLIEESERLLEQSATLVGEEADTLRAQISLKLRQARQAAGSVRDKAQPVVDATQDYIGGHPWQTVAVSAGFGLVIGLLLGRRH is encoded by the coding sequence ATGGCCAGGAAAACTGCCACGCAAACCGATAGCGATCAGATCAAGGACCAGGTGTTCAGCGAATTGCAGTCGTTGATCGAAGAATCCGAAAGGCTGCTCGAACAAAGTGCGACCCTGGTGGGCGAAGAAGCCGACACCCTGCGCGCGCAGATCAGTCTGAAACTGCGCCAAGCACGCCAGGCGGCGGGCTCAGTGCGCGACAAAGCGCAACCGGTGGTGGATGCCACGCAGGATTATATCGGCGGCCATCCCTGGCAGACGGTGGCAGTCTCGGCCGGCTTCGGCCTGGTGATTGGCCTGCTACTGGGCCGCCGTCACTAG
- a CDS encoding antibiotic biosynthesis monooxygenase, protein MTANPNALWFTQMIEYEVPAARQAALAQALVLRSEQLASRCEGLLGVSIQASDDGSRVLQYLQWQSRYEWAAASACFVEEPFLDLLCQHQAKGVNFAAYQTLRSLVRGADGGLHCEVGEPQAYQGA, encoded by the coding sequence ATGACGGCAAACCCTAATGCCCTGTGGTTCACCCAGATGATCGAATACGAAGTGCCAGCGGCGCGTCAGGCCGCACTGGCTCAAGCGTTGGTGCTGCGCAGTGAGCAGCTGGCCTCGCGCTGCGAAGGCTTGCTGGGTGTGAGCATCCAGGCCAGCGACGATGGCAGCCGCGTGCTGCAATACCTGCAATGGCAATCGCGTTATGAATGGGCTGCGGCAAGCGCGTGCTTTGTCGAGGAGCCGTTCCTTGACCTGCTCTGCCAGCATCAGGCCAAGGGGGTGAATTTCGCGGCTTATCAGACCTTGCGCAGTCTGGTGCGCGGCGCCGATGGCGGCTTGCACTGCGAGGTTGGCGAGCCTCAGGCGTACCAGGGCGCGTAA